A portion of the Candidatus Dadabacteria bacterium genome contains these proteins:
- the fabZ gene encoding 3-hydroxyacyl-ACP dehydratase FabZ, with the protein MVFDKEQIKEFIPHREPFLFLDSVAGMERGVSISALKTFSPDEFFFQGHFPGNPIVPGVVITEALAQAGGVLIGASFAEEIKEQGFSNAYLMGLDSCRFRKPVPPGEQLTLSVSLERKRGRIMVFAGRATADGLKVADASITASFV; encoded by the coding sequence GTGGTCTTTGACAAAGAACAGATCAAAGAGTTCATCCCGCACAGAGAGCCTTTTTTGTTTCTGGACAGTGTCGCCGGGATGGAAAGGGGGGTGAGCATAAGCGCCCTGAAAACCTTCAGTCCTGATGAGTTTTTCTTTCAGGGGCATTTTCCGGGAAACCCCATTGTTCCCGGCGTGGTCATCACGGAAGCGCTTGCTCAGGCGGGCGGGGTGCTTATCGGCGCTTCTTTTGCGGAGGAGATAAAAGAGCAGGGGTTTTCAAACGCCTATCTGATGGGACTTGACAGTTGCCGCTTTCGCAAACCCGTGCCGCCGGGAGAGCAACTGACTCTTTCGGTAAGCCTTGAGAGGAAAAGGGGCAGAATCATGGTGTTTGCCGGTCGTGCGACCGCGGACGGGCTGAAAGTTGCCGACGCTTCCATAACGGCATCTTTTGTCTGA
- a CDS encoding OmpH family outer membrane protein: MKRNISGFNFFSLPLAAAALIFSSFALCAPADAQQQGRVAIVDIQRVLLQSKAGKKARESFEKEFKKKQQILDEKSRRFERMEKELTKNLSVMNEDTLKQKSKELESTKKQLVREREDFSDDLRRNQEDMRLKFSKEIQNVVNEIGKAEGYSVILAKSGVLFVSDGVDITEKVIELHDRKY, translated from the coding sequence ATGAAACGAAACATTTCCGGTTTCAATTTTTTCAGTCTGCCGCTTGCGGCGGCCGCGCTGATATTCTCGTCCTTTGCGCTTTGCGCCCCGGCGGACGCGCAACAACAGGGACGCGTTGCAATAGTTGACATACAGCGGGTTCTTCTGCAGTCCAAAGCCGGCAAAAAGGCGCGAGAGTCTTTTGAAAAAGAGTTCAAGAAAAAGCAACAAATCCTTGACGAGAAAAGCAGGCGATTCGAGAGAATGGAAAAGGAACTCACAAAGAACCTCTCCGTAATGAACGAGGACACCCTCAAACAGAAAAGCAAGGAACTTGAGTCCACCAAGAAGCAACTTGTCCGTGAAAGAGAGGATTTTTCCGATGACCTAAGAAGGAATCAGGAAGATATGAGGCTGAAGTTTTCCAAGGAAATACAGAATGTTGTCAATGAAATCGGGAAGGCGGAGGGCTACTCAGTCATACTTGCCAAGTCCGGCGTGCTGTTTGTCTCTGACGGCGTTGACATAACAGAGAAGGTCATAGAACTGCATGACCGTAAATACTGA
- the bamA gene encoding outer membrane protein assembly factor BamA — protein MLNRAILLILCGVALFFAAPVAAQEEVVVSQLRIEGNSRITDDFVETVVSQRAGAPYDEDKVAEDIRKLYATGKFYDISVEKETLPSGVALTYNLLENPVLVDLSFSGNKKIEDSDLEEGVGIKENTMVGTGDLHEGSKRIRQLYAAKGHSGAEVSYNIEPEADAGINVTYKVKEGPRDTISSVRISGNEDIKTKTLKKRIFSSPRRFYSLGQRGLFILEEVEKDTERIKFAYLGEGYLDVKVSTPQIEYNEEEKSYAVLFNVQEGEKYFVADILFDGLDSAPPEVNRDEVLYKIALKKGEPYGNGKMTSAINFLTALYTNQGYANVNVEPSVTKQTTEDGKPGVAVLFTIEKGGVFRIGRINILGNDKTVDKVIRRQIPIVEGDIYKSGDIAAIRPLVGRLGFFDPDSLQVTNELSKDRENELDVDITLSEASTAQFNLGAGISSVEDFIFFGSIREANLFGTGKTVEASANFGNITDTYSLRYSDRNFFDTDWTFDLSLARVERDYVDYDSLTTGTTIGIGKSLYRQLWGRVYYRWENLEISNPSEAAQQQGIVESTGIISGIGADISWDNRDNYQFPTSGYRTILLYEHSGPFGGDTDLSKLVFETNMWIPVFKGAFFAMKIRYDRVFLRGEGNSHAVDELLYLGGASDLRGFDYRELTVGGGGGTERIYAKNDLIVPLLKPLGIYGVLFYNMGNVFDSGRGEPLSVNPSNLRKDFGYGFWWRSPLGLVKIEVGYPIDRRPFEERRQVNFSIGAAF, from the coding sequence ATGCTTAACAGGGCAATCTTGCTTATTCTCTGCGGGGTCGCGCTGTTTTTTGCCGCCCCGGTCGCGGCTCAGGAAGAGGTTGTTGTCTCGCAATTACGCATTGAGGGCAACAGCAGAATAACGGATGACTTTGTGGAGACGGTTGTTTCTCAAAGGGCCGGAGCGCCGTACGATGAGGACAAGGTCGCGGAAGACATCAGAAAACTGTATGCCACGGGAAAGTTTTACGACATCTCGGTGGAGAAAGAGACCCTGCCCTCGGGTGTGGCGCTTACTTATAACCTGTTGGAAAATCCGGTGCTTGTTGACCTGTCTTTCAGTGGAAACAAAAAAATTGAGGACAGCGACCTTGAGGAAGGGGTCGGCATTAAAGAAAACACAATGGTCGGCACGGGAGATCTCCATGAGGGCTCAAAGAGAATAAGGCAACTGTATGCCGCCAAGGGCCACAGCGGGGCGGAGGTTTCATACAACATTGAGCCCGAAGCGGACGCCGGTATAAACGTTACATACAAGGTGAAGGAAGGTCCCAGAGACACCATTTCATCGGTGCGGATATCGGGCAATGAAGATATCAAAACCAAGACCCTCAAAAAACGGATATTCAGTTCGCCGCGCCGTTTTTACTCTTTGGGGCAGAGAGGGCTCTTTATACTGGAAGAGGTGGAAAAAGACACCGAGCGCATAAAGTTCGCTTATCTCGGCGAGGGGTATCTGGATGTGAAGGTGTCCACTCCTCAGATTGAATATAACGAGGAAGAGAAATCCTATGCCGTTCTGTTCAATGTTCAGGAGGGGGAAAAGTATTTTGTGGCCGACATATTGTTTGACGGGCTGGACTCCGCGCCGCCGGAAGTGAACAGGGATGAGGTTCTCTACAAGATAGCGCTAAAGAAGGGCGAGCCCTACGGAAACGGCAAGATGACATCCGCCATCAATTTCCTCACCGCTCTTTACACCAATCAGGGTTACGCCAATGTCAACGTTGAGCCGTCTGTAACGAAGCAAACCACCGAAGACGGCAAACCGGGAGTGGCCGTCTTGTTCACCATTGAGAAAGGCGGGGTTTTCCGCATAGGCAGGATAAACATTTTAGGCAATGACAAAACCGTGGACAAAGTGATAAGGCGGCAGATTCCCATAGTTGAAGGCGACATTTACAAGTCGGGGGATATTGCGGCTATCAGACCCCTTGTCGGTCGTCTGGGATTTTTTGACCCGGACTCCCTTCAAGTGACGAACGAGTTGTCAAAAGACAGGGAGAACGAACTTGACGTGGACATCACCCTGAGCGAGGCGTCAACGGCGCAATTCAATCTGGGCGCGGGCATAAGTTCCGTTGAAGATTTCATCTTCTTCGGTTCAATCAGAGAAGCAAACCTTTTCGGCACAGGCAAAACCGTGGAGGCCAGCGCAAACTTCGGCAATATCACGGACACTTACAGCCTCAGATACAGCGACAGAAACTTCTTTGACACCGACTGGACTTTTGACCTCTCCCTCGCCCGGGTTGAGAGAGACTATGTGGACTATGACTCGCTGACCACCGGAACCACAATCGGCATAGGAAAGTCTCTCTACAGACAACTCTGGGGGCGCGTTTACTACCGGTGGGAAAATCTTGAGATATCCAACCCCTCCGAGGCCGCGCAACAACAGGGCATTGTGGAGTCAACCGGAATCATAAGCGGCATAGGGGCGGACATCAGCTGGGATAACCGCGACAACTACCAGTTTCCGACCAGCGGTTACAGGACGATACTGCTTTACGAACACTCCGGCCCCTTCGGCGGCGACACTGACTTGAGCAAACTGGTGTTTGAAACAAACATGTGGATACCGGTCTTCAAAGGGGCTTTTTTCGCCATGAAGATAAGGTATGACAGGGTGTTCCTCCGCGGGGAGGGCAATTCACACGCGGTTGATGAACTGCTCTACCTGGGAGGAGCTTCGGACCTCAGGGGGTTTGATTACAGGGAGTTGACCGTTGGCGGCGGGGGCGGAACGGAGAGAATTTACGCCAAGAACGACCTTATAGTGCCGCTCTTAAAACCTCTTGGTATATACGGAGTTTTATTCTACAATATGGGCAATGTCTTTGACTCTGGCAGGGGAGAGCCGCTTTCCGTCAATCCGTCCAATCTCCGGAAGGATTTTGGTTACGGGTTCTGGTGGCGCTCACCTTTGGGTCTGGTCAAGATTGAGGTAGGCTATCCGATAGACAGGCGGCCCTTTGAAGAGAGAAGGCAAGTCAACTTCTCAATAGGAGCCGCATTCTGA
- a CDS encoding ABC transporter ATP-binding protein, producing MSTLIEAKNLEKEYAGGGGSVRAVCVPDFVVAHGESVAINGKSGSGKTTLLNMLGALEAPTRGELFFEGEPYAAAGGDRGARLRRRMGFVFQSHNLLDEFTALENAAMPGLISGLTKARSREKAREMLALMELEGLSGRLPGELSAGQRQRVAIARALVCEPDVVFADEPTGNLDPKTSDTVARVMLSARDKTGAALVVATHSGELSGMFDRTVVVSGGGVADA from the coding sequence ATGAGCACGCTTATAGAGGCGAAAAATCTGGAGAAAGAGTATGCGGGCGGCGGCGGTTCGGTCAGAGCCGTCTGCGTTCCGGACTTTGTTGTCGCCCATGGCGAGAGCGTTGCCATAAACGGCAAATCCGGGTCGGGAAAAACAACCCTGCTGAACATGCTCGGCGCTCTTGAAGCCCCCACCCGCGGGGAGTTGTTTTTTGAGGGCGAGCCCTATGCGGCGGCGGGCGGTGACCGGGGCGCCCGGCTCAGGAGAAGAATGGGCTTTGTTTTCCAATCCCATAACCTGCTTGACGAGTTCACCGCCCTTGAAAATGCGGCAATGCCCGGCCTCATATCAGGGCTCACCAAAGCCCGCTCCCGTGAAAAGGCGCGTGAGATGTTAGCCCTTATGGAACTTGAGGGCTTGTCCGGCAGGCTTCCGGGCGAACTTTCCGCGGGGCAGAGGCAGAGGGTTGCAATAGCGCGCGCGCTTGTTTGCGAGCCCGATGTGGTTTTTGCCGATGAGCCCACGGGAAATCTGGACCCGAAAACATCGGACACGGTGGCGCGGGTGATGCTTTCGGCAAGGGATAAAACGGGCGCGGCACTTGTTGTGGCAACTCACAGCGGGGAACTATCCGGAATGTTTGACAGAACAGTTGTTGTAAGCGGTGGCGGGGTTGCCGATGCTTAA
- a CDS encoding ABC transporter permease has product MFEFLVAFRYLRLQKKAGAVLSTAVISVFGISVGVFSLNTVLAVMSGFQTELSKTILGASPHVLVSSYGGNTEPAARVAEKIEAIPGVGSASAVVYGMGLLISQTSSRWTSVTGVDPATHSGTTPARVPETGGRVFPLLEHGSVIQGETPILLGRSLAESLGVAEGDVVTFVSPRNTQKPIGGNLRKHLRTENMRVAGIFKYGLAQFDSAASYVHIEDANRFFEHSAPVSFEVLVEDPMKADMTAGAVGNALGFPFVAQSWQEANARLFSAIRLEKLGITVFLGFIVVVASLSVMSALLMMMIEKSRDIAILRAAGATGRQVGAVFVIMGAALGFAGTFAGTAASLFVCYLLADSQAVAGLIPFDPDVYGISKFPVTIEPLYFFIIGVASQLLCVISAFYPAYCARSGNPAAKLKV; this is encoded by the coding sequence ATGTTTGAGTTTCTGGTTGCGTTCAGATATCTGCGTTTGCAAAAAAAAGCCGGGGCGGTGCTGTCCACCGCCGTCATATCCGTTTTCGGGATAAGCGTGGGCGTTTTCTCGCTCAATACGGTGCTTGCCGTGATGTCGGGATTTCAAACCGAACTCAGCAAGACCATCTTGGGGGCATCCCCCCACGTGCTTGTTTCAAGTTACGGCGGCAATACGGAGCCCGCAGCGCGGGTTGCGGAAAAAATAGAGGCGATCCCCGGAGTTGGAAGCGCGTCTGCGGTTGTTTACGGAATGGGGCTGCTGATTTCACAGACATCATCCCGGTGGACAAGCGTAACGGGAGTTGACCCGGCCACGCACTCCGGCACAACTCCGGCGCGAGTTCCCGAAACGGGCGGGCGGGTATTTCCGCTACTTGAGCACGGGAGTGTCATTCAGGGGGAAACCCCCATACTGCTTGGCCGCTCGCTTGCGGAATCCCTTGGCGTGGCGGAGGGGGATGTTGTCACCTTTGTTTCCCCGCGCAATACGCAAAAACCAATCGGTGGAAATCTACGGAAACACTTGAGAACGGAAAACATGCGCGTTGCGGGGATTTTCAAATACGGCCTCGCCCAGTTTGATTCGGCCGCATCTTATGTTCATATAGAGGATGCCAACAGGTTTTTTGAACACTCCGCGCCGGTCTCTTTTGAAGTTCTGGTTGAAGACCCGATGAAAGCGGATATGACGGCGGGGGCGGTTGGGAATGCGCTCGGCTTCCCGTTTGTCGCGCAAAGCTGGCAGGAGGCAAACGCGCGTCTCTTCTCCGCCATTCGTCTGGAGAAATTAGGCATCACGGTTTTTCTGGGCTTTATAGTGGTGGTTGCCTCGCTGAGCGTGATGAGCGCCCTTCTTATGATGATGATTGAAAAGAGCAGGGACATAGCGATACTGCGCGCCGCAGGCGCAACGGGTCGGCAGGTTGGAGCGGTGTTTGTTATCATGGGGGCCGCGCTCGGATTTGCGGGGACATTTGCCGGAACTGCGGCCTCGCTCTTTGTGTGTTACCTGCTTGCCGACAGTCAGGCGGTCGCGGGTCTCATTCCGTTTGACCCCGATGTTTATGGAATATCAAAATTCCCTGTTACTATAGAACCCCTGTATTTCTTCATCATTGGAGTAGCGAGTCAGTTGCTTTGCGTTATATCCGCCTTTTACCCGGCGTATTGCGCGCGTTCCGGCAACCCCGCCGCAAAGTTGAAGGTTTGA
- the lysS gene encoding lysine--tRNA ligase — protein MSDKPQETGGGESSEYTLRKRKAGEIRSGGANPYSNTFKPSVLIENVLSADGEKPEKFSIAGRVLSKRSFGKSVFFDVADSSGKIQCYASKSDTSENGFETVQKHLDTGDFAGVEGSVFTTRTGELTVKAEDAALLTKALRPLPEKWHGLKQVETRFRKRYLDLIANPGVKETFVLRSACIRFIRKFLDERGFLEVETPVLHPVAGGAAARPFVTHHNALGMDLFLRVAPELYLKRLVIGGLERVYEIGRVFRNEGVSTRHNPEFTMVEFYQAYADYGDMMAIMEEMLPALVSAVSGGMKISFDGNELDFTPPWKRIDIHDSLREKYGEGILSDDAALFKEADALGVGHDNVRGKAIAGIFEETVAAKLKDPAFVFGFPLDVSPLARASDSRPEIADRFELYVNGWEIANAFSELNDPEEQRKRFAAQAERKREGDDESHDTDEDFLAALEHGMPPTAGAGIGIDRLVMLLTGSTSIREVLFFPHMRPS, from the coding sequence ATGAGCGACAAACCGCAAGAAACCGGCGGCGGAGAAAGTAGCGAATACACACTCAGAAAACGCAAAGCGGGCGAGATTCGCTCCGGCGGCGCGAACCCTTACTCAAACACCTTCAAGCCATCCGTTTTGATTGAGAATGTCCTTTCCGCAGACGGGGAGAAGCCTGAAAAATTCTCCATTGCCGGCAGGGTTCTTTCCAAAAGAAGTTTCGGCAAATCCGTGTTCTTTGATGTTGCTGACTCTTCGGGGAAAATCCAGTGCTACGCAAGCAAGTCGGACACCTCCGAAAACGGGTTTGAAACCGTGCAGAAACACTTGGACACCGGCGATTTCGCAGGGGTTGAGGGCTCAGTGTTCACCACAAGAACCGGGGAACTGACCGTCAAAGCGGAAGACGCCGCGCTACTGACAAAAGCCCTCCGCCCGCTGCCGGAAAAATGGCACGGGCTCAAACAGGTTGAGACCAGATTCAGAAAACGTTATCTGGACTTAATAGCCAATCCCGGCGTAAAAGAGACTTTTGTTCTGCGGTCGGCGTGCATAAGGTTCATCAGGAAGTTTCTGGACGAAAGAGGCTTTCTTGAAGTGGAGACCCCTGTGCTGCATCCGGTTGCGGGAGGCGCTGCGGCGCGGCCGTTTGTAACACACCACAACGCCCTCGGCATGGACCTTTTCCTGAGAGTCGCGCCGGAACTTTACTTGAAACGCCTTGTCATCGGAGGGCTGGAGAGGGTGTATGAGATAGGCAGAGTTTTCAGAAACGAGGGCGTTTCAACAAGGCACAACCCCGAATTTACCATGGTTGAGTTTTATCAGGCATACGCCGACTACGGCGACATGATGGCAATTATGGAGGAGATGCTGCCCGCTCTTGTCTCCGCCGTCAGCGGAGGAATGAAGATAAGTTTTGACGGGAACGAACTGGACTTTACCCCGCCGTGGAAGAGGATAGACATTCACGACTCTCTGCGGGAAAAATACGGCGAGGGCATATTGTCGGATGACGCCGCGCTGTTCAAGGAAGCGGACGCGCTCGGCGTGGGGCACGACAATGTGAGAGGCAAAGCAATTGCGGGAATCTTTGAGGAGACCGTTGCCGCAAAGTTAAAAGATCCCGCGTTTGTGTTCGGCTTTCCGCTGGATGTTTCACCCCTTGCGCGCGCGTCCGACTCAAGGCCGGAAATCGCCGACAGGTTTGAGTTGTATGTAAACGGATGGGAAATAGCCAACGCTTTTTCGGAGTTGAACGACCCCGAAGAGCAGAGAAAAAGGTTTGCGGCTCAGGCCGAAAGAAAGAGAGAGGGGGATGACGAGTCTCACGACACGGATGAGGATTTTCTCGCCGCCCTTGAGCACGGGATGCCGCCCACGGCGGGCGCGGGAATAGGCATAGACCGCCTTGTCATGCTCCTTACCGGCTCAACATCCATCAGGGAAGTTTTGTTCTTCCCCCACATGAGACCGTCTTAA
- a CDS encoding type II toxin-antitoxin system HicB family antitoxin — protein MKYTVVLERGESGFGAFVPDLPGCIAAGETKEEALSLIQEAIEFHLEGLEEQGEQTPAPHCDFVQVEVNA, from the coding sequence ATGAAATACACAGTTGTCCTTGAAAGAGGCGAATCCGGTTTCGGGGCTTTCGTTCCCGACCTTCCCGGATGTATAGCGGCGGGAGAGACAAAAGAGGAAGCCCTCTCTCTTATCCAAGAGGCGATAGAGTTTCACCTTGAAGGTTTGGAAGAGCAGGGCGAGCAGACTCCCGCCCCGCATTGCGATTTTGTTCAAGTGGAAGTGAACGCCTGA
- a CDS encoding type II toxin-antitoxin system HicA family toxin — translation MKVRELIKMIEEDGWFQVRVRGSHRHYKHPTKSGAVTVSGKPGVDIPKGTLNSALRQAGLK, via the coding sequence ATGAAGGTCAGGGAGTTGATTAAGATGATTGAAGAAGATGGCTGGTTTCAAGTGAGAGTTCGGGGAAGCCACAGACATTATAAACACCCGACCAAATCCGGGGCGGTTACCGTGTCGGGAAAGCCCGGTGTGGACATTCCAAAAGGCACTTTGAATAGCGCTTTGAGGCAAGCGGGGTTAAAATAA
- a CDS encoding MFS transporter, with translation MKNPSFRFFLSSGFVLPTASAALFFFVFHSFLLLPLRIQELGGGPSETGFIMGISGVSMLLFTPLSGAMADRFGRKIFIVAGFAALFLTCAGFVFLTALDWTVYALRMLQGAAFSLFFTAAGAVVTETAPEGNKVQAMGIYGMFTIVGYAVAPYIGKHVVDLAGFSTLFSLVSLVCFFGIILSLFVRDTFSAERDDSAPPGFLPPFSAPLVICGAVLFVSGWVFLSQFSFVSLTARAAGVEDFYIFFVSFTGAVLFVRIFLGWIPDRYGIGFVCPPFLLLASLSVFALSVSHVPYMLASSGALFGISHGFTYPSLYLLAMEHSGGGAKAKVFAFCSACFTGGGMLGTFASGIVADMAGYSAMYAALAAVSFAGFAGFVRARPLLTSLPRNAKLI, from the coding sequence ATGAAAAACCCGTCCTTCAGATTTTTCCTCTCTTCCGGTTTTGTCCTACCCACCGCCTCGGCGGCGCTTTTCTTTTTTGTCTTTCATTCATTCCTGCTTCTCCCGCTCAGGATTCAAGAACTCGGCGGCGGGCCGTCTGAAACCGGCTTCATTATGGGAATCTCAGGAGTGAGCATGTTGCTCTTTACCCCGCTCTCCGGCGCGATGGCGGACAGGTTCGGAAGGAAGATTTTTATCGTTGCCGGATTTGCCGCCCTGTTTCTGACATGCGCGGGATTTGTTTTTCTCACCGCCCTGGACTGGACTGTTTACGCCCTGAGAATGCTTCAGGGCGCGGCGTTTTCGCTGTTCTTTACCGCCGCCGGGGCGGTTGTTACTGAAACAGCCCCCGAAGGAAACAAGGTTCAGGCAATGGGCATATACGGAATGTTCACCATAGTCGGCTATGCGGTTGCCCCATACATAGGCAAGCATGTTGTTGACCTTGCGGGCTTCTCCACACTTTTCTCTCTGGTTTCGCTGGTGTGCTTTTTTGGAATCATTCTCTCGCTTTTCGTTCGGGACACTTTCTCGGCGGAGCGGGATGATTCAGCCCCGCCGGGATTTTTGCCGCCGTTTTCAGCGCCGCTTGTCATTTGCGGGGCGGTTCTGTTTGTTTCGGGCTGGGTTTTTCTCTCGCAGTTTTCCTTCGTTTCCCTGACCGCGCGCGCGGCGGGCGTTGAAGATTTTTATATCTTCTTTGTGTCCTTCACCGGCGCGGTTCTGTTTGTGCGAATCTTTCTGGGCTGGATTCCCGACAGATACGGCATCGGGTTTGTCTGCCCGCCGTTCCTTCTTCTCGCCTCTCTTTCCGTTTTCGCTCTGTCCGTGTCGCATGTTCCCTACATGCTTGCCTCATCGGGAGCGCTCTTTGGAATATCTCACGGGTTTACATATCCGTCTCTTTACCTTCTTGCCATGGAGCATTCCGGCGGCGGGGCAAAGGCAAAGGTGTTTGCCTTTTGCAGCGCGTGTTTTACCGGCGGCGGAATGCTCGGCACTTTTGCCTCCGGCATTGTTGCGGATATGGCGGGGTATTCCGCAATGTATGCGGCGCTTGCCGCAGTCTCATTTGCCGGATTTGCGGGGTTTGTCCGCGCCCGCCCGTTGCTAACATCTTTGCCCCGCAATGCCAAACTGATATAA